Within the Cupriavidus necator N-1 genome, the region ACGTTGGCCGATCTCGGGGCGGACGTCATCGTTGTGGAACGTGCGGGTACCCTGCCTGAGGGGTCTCTGAACGCGGATGTCGCACTCACGAATCGCGGCAAGCGCTCCGTCTCGGTCGACCTGAAGTCGGCGGAGGGGCGCGATACGGTGCTGCGTCTGATCGAAGGGGCCGACGCGCTGATCGAGGGCATGCGCCCCGGCGTGATGGAGCGTCTCGGACTGGGGCCGGATGTGTGCCTCGCGCGCAATCCCAGGCTGGTCTATGGCCGGTTGACGGGCTGGGGGCAAACCGGCCCGCTCGCACAGGCGGCGGGCCATGATGCGAACTACATTTCACTCTCAGGCGCGTTGCACTACGCCAGCCCGGCCGGCCAGCCGCCGGTGGCGCCGTTCTCGCTGGTCGGCGACGTCGCGGGCGGCTCGCTGTATCTCGTCATTGGACTGCTGAGCGGCCTTCTCGAGGCCCGCGCCACTGGCAAGGGCTGCGTCGTCGATGCGGCGATCACCGATGGCTCTGCGCACATGCTCGCACTTGTGCTGAACGGCAAGAAGGCGGGACGGATCAGCGACGCGCGCGGCGAGAGCCTGCACGATGCGTCGCACTTCTACAACACCTATCGTTGTGCTGACGGTGGCTTCGTCACCGTCGCGCCAGTCGAACCGCAGTTTTACAGGCTGATGCTGCAAATGCTGGGGCTGGCCGACGAGCCGTTGTTCGCTACGCAGTGGGACCGCACGCAATGGCCCGCACAGCGCGAGCGGCTTCAGAAGGTATTCGCGAGCCGCAGCCGAGCTGCATGGCAAGCCCTGTTCGAGGGATCGGACGCCT harbors:
- a CDS encoding CaiB/BaiF CoA transferase family protein; protein product: MSKLSGTKVVEIAGIGPGPFCAMTLADLGADVIVVERAGTLPEGSLNADVALTNRGKRSVSVDLKSAEGRDTVLRLIEGADALIEGMRPGVMERLGLGPDVCLARNPRLVYGRLTGWGQTGPLAQAAGHDANYISLSGALHYASPAGQPPVAPFSLVGDVAGGSLYLVIGLLSGLLEARATGKGCVVDAAITDGSAHMLALVLNGKKAGRISDARGESLHDASHFYNTYRCADGGFVTVAPVEPQFYRLMLQMLGLADEPLFATQWDRTQWPAQRERLQKVFASRSRAAWQALFEGSDACIAPVLSPEEAARHSHNVARGNYFERDGYLQAMPAPRFDGEPATPGAIPHRGQHTQAVLAALKEARAGSPWPRG